One genomic segment of Paenibacillus xylanexedens includes these proteins:
- a CDS encoding glucoamylase family protein, producing MKKVKQFSFILTFCLLANLALTPMASAGDSSNLIGFRAELKAIAYKTYTFFEDYTDQSTGLTYDEVRHTENGIEEAKRTSPTNIAMYMMSTVSAQQLGIISKKEAVHRLQTTINSLEKLEKWNGLFYNWYNTDDGSVKKDWGQFISQVDNGWLSAGLIVVGQAYEELHGETSKLVTNMNYTPLYDPEVGQFRGGYDVAKGALTDHHYGMFYTEPRVGSYIAIGKGDVPQDHWWKMYRTLPQEWDWQAQIPQGKSVKYDGVDVFEGSYVYNDKKFVPSWGGSMFEALMPGMVIKEKDLGTQALGLNNQRHVELQIEYAKEKGYAAWGFSPSATPTGYSEFAATPLGTSGYKDGATVTAHASFLALEYAPEAVRKNIKALKKFKMVGKYGLYDSVNVETGELTKAYLALDQGMIMVSIANYLQDGVIRDYFHSDVIGQTPEELLKKEVFSIQ from the coding sequence ATGAAAAAAGTAAAACAATTCAGCTTCATTTTAACTTTTTGTCTGTTAGCTAATCTAGCTTTAACTCCTATGGCTTCAGCAGGTGACTCAAGCAATTTAATTGGATTCCGAGCAGAATTGAAAGCGATTGCATATAAGACCTATACGTTTTTTGAGGACTATACGGATCAGAGCACCGGCTTGACTTACGATGAAGTACGGCACACTGAAAACGGGATAGAAGAAGCTAAACGTACCTCGCCCACAAACATCGCAATGTATATGATGAGTACCGTTTCAGCGCAACAATTGGGCATTATTTCAAAGAAAGAAGCTGTACATCGCCTGCAAACAACTATAAATTCCCTCGAAAAGTTAGAAAAGTGGAACGGTCTATTTTATAACTGGTATAACACAGATGACGGATCAGTGAAGAAAGATTGGGGACAATTTATTTCCCAAGTCGATAATGGCTGGTTATCCGCTGGTTTAATTGTTGTTGGGCAAGCCTATGAAGAACTTCATGGGGAAACAAGCAAGTTAGTTACAAATATGAATTATACTCCGCTATATGATCCTGAAGTCGGCCAATTCCGCGGAGGTTATGATGTGGCTAAAGGCGCGCTGACGGACCACCATTATGGGATGTTTTATACGGAACCACGTGTAGGCAGCTATATTGCCATTGGGAAAGGTGACGTTCCCCAAGATCATTGGTGGAAGATGTATCGCACATTACCCCAAGAATGGGATTGGCAAGCTCAGATTCCTCAAGGCAAATCCGTTAAGTACGATGGAGTGGATGTGTTTGAAGGAAGTTATGTATACAATGATAAAAAGTTCGTACCAAGCTGGGGAGGTAGTATGTTTGAAGCTCTTATGCCCGGTATGGTCATAAAGGAAAAAGACCTGGGTACTCAAGCTTTGGGATTGAACAACCAGCGTCATGTCGAATTGCAAATCGAATATGCCAAAGAAAAAGGGTATGCCGCATGGGGCTTCTCACCTTCTGCCACTCCGACAGGTTACAGTGAGTTTGCAGCAACACCGTTGGGTACCTCAGGTTATAAAGATGGAGCAACGGTAACAGCACACGCATCATTCCTTGCCTTGGAATATGCCCCTGAAGCTGTTCGAAAGAACATTAAAGCTTTAAAGAAATTCAAAATGGTAGGTAAATATGGTCTCTATGACTCAGTCAATGTTGAAACGGGAGAACTTACAAAAGCTTATCTGGCACTGGATCAAGGGATGATTATGGTATCGATCGCCAACTATCTTCAAGATGGCGTTATACGCGATTATTTTCACAGTGATGTGATAGGGCAGACGCCAGAAGAATTATTGAAAAAAGAAGTGTTTTCCATTCAATAA